The proteins below are encoded in one region of Bremerella sp. P1:
- a CDS encoding AAA family ATPase, producing MASDPISQSDVAAVQECENAYGKLRDELAKVIVGQSDVIEQVLVAMFARGHALLEGVPGLAKTLLVSSLAESLHLSFKRIQFTPDLMPSDITGTEIIQEDLETKKRRYEFLEGPIFANLILADEINRTPPKTQAAMLEAMQERQVSAGGTIRKLPSPFFVLATQNPLEQEGTYPMPEAQLDRFLLHIRVDYPSGAEEWEIARRVTSGAQEQISSCMSGEQIVQFQDLVKRVPVSDQVLGYAWALIRATRPGAPEAPSFVNQWVAWGAGPRGLLTLVTCAKARAILYGRYHASISDVQAMVKPALRHRLAANYSAQANGYTSDKLIEMLLEEVSSEKTYACPAA from the coding sequence ATGGCATCCGATCCGATTTCCCAAAGTGACGTCGCCGCCGTCCAAGAATGCGAAAACGCCTATGGCAAGCTTCGCGACGAATTGGCCAAGGTTATCGTTGGCCAATCTGATGTGATCGAGCAAGTTCTCGTCGCCATGTTCGCTCGCGGTCACGCACTGCTGGAAGGTGTGCCAGGTCTGGCGAAGACGCTTTTGGTCAGTTCGCTTGCCGAATCCTTGCACCTGAGCTTCAAACGTATTCAGTTCACGCCTGACTTGATGCCCAGTGATATCACCGGGACCGAGATCATTCAGGAAGACCTGGAAACCAAGAAGCGTCGCTATGAGTTCCTCGAAGGCCCGATCTTCGCGAACCTGATTCTGGCCGACGAAATCAACCGTACACCTCCCAAGACCCAAGCGGCTATGCTGGAAGCGATGCAGGAACGCCAGGTGAGTGCCGGCGGAACGATTCGCAAACTTCCCAGCCCCTTCTTCGTGCTCGCCACGCAAAACCCGCTGGAACAAGAAGGTACTTACCCGATGCCGGAAGCCCAATTGGACCGCTTCCTGCTGCATATTCGGGTCGATTACCCTAGCGGCGCAGAAGAATGGGAAATTGCCCGCCGCGTGACATCTGGTGCCCAGGAACAAATTTCCTCGTGCATGAGTGGCGAACAGATCGTTCAGTTCCAAGATCTCGTGAAGCGTGTTCCGGTCAGCGATCAAGTGTTGGGTTACGCCTGGGCACTGATTCGGGCGACTCGGCCAGGAGCGCCCGAAGCTCCTTCCTTTGTCAATCAATGGGTCGCCTGGGGTGCTGGTCCGCGTGGTCTTTTGACCTTGGTAACCTGCGCCAAAGCACGAGCCATCCTGTACGGGCGTTACCACGCGAGCATCAGCGACGTGCAAGCGATGGTGAAGCCGGCACTGCGGCATCGACTGGCGGCCAACTACTCGGCCCAAGCCAACGGCTACACCAGCGACAAGCTGATCGAAATGCTGTTGGAAGAAGTCTCGTCTGAGAAAACCTACGCCTGCCCGGCTGCCTAA